The Lysobacter gummosus genome includes a region encoding these proteins:
- a CDS encoding TonB-dependent receptor plug domain-containing protein: MTQPRLAPRARLHRAGLFRAVHCALWLGGSLFAGSALAQDAAQDAAPAPASEARTLETVSVLGSRRSQRSSDTTSISPVDVLPMAKTVEEGAQFDLAQSLQYTAPAFNSTRQSGADGADLVDSAALRGLGSDQTLVLVNGKRHHTTALLNLFGARNRGNTGTDLNTIPLMAIDSVEILRDGAAAQYGSDAIAGVMNISLKKRKGCEAVAGYGQYSKGDGENWLATAYCGFGLGSDGSLGITGEWQDRGRSDRSEPAGSPRIIGDSKIRNETLFLNGDKPLAENVDLYFTLGVQRRDASSAAFARDGLGSEDIPSRNSAAMYPDGFVPFIDGDIDDRFGILGLRWAMGEWNADLSYTYGYNKLRYTINNTLNASIANLDLINGGKGVSARSFDAGGFSFEQNTINFDVNRFYDQVFKGLNVAFGLERRDEEYKIFAGEPGSYIDADGVGEGGNAGSQGFPGFQPADAGAHSRDSWSAYADVEADFTERFTAGVALRYEDYSDFGKTTTGKLAAGFRATDTLMFRASASTGFRAPSLQQKYFSSTITDFVNGEPVDVVIAPNGGTIANAAGLPLLTKEKSRNYTLGLTWSPTADTSLTLDAYRIDIDDRIVLSGRFDTTDPTIGTILDSLGVGQAQFFVNSVDTRTEGVDFTFNNERELGNDFKLGTFFALNLNRTKVNAIHAPPALVGREDVLLSERERLFIEQGAPKSKAVLGFDLSRGAWDGNLKLIYFGPQTLGTFSGTAGGVPNARYKAKSSVDLSVTYAFSDNTKLTVGGANLLNVKPTRQNPDETDNGHIFDSVQFGLNGASYFVRLWHKF, translated from the coding sequence ATGACCCAGCCCCGTCTCGCCCCCCGTGCCCGCCTGCATCGCGCCGGCTTGTTCCGCGCGGTCCATTGCGCGTTATGGCTCGGAGGCAGCCTGTTCGCCGGCAGCGCACTGGCCCAGGACGCCGCCCAGGACGCGGCGCCCGCGCCGGCCAGCGAGGCGCGCACGCTCGAGACGGTGTCGGTGCTGGGTTCGCGCCGCAGCCAACGTTCGTCGGACACCACCTCGATCTCGCCGGTCGATGTGCTGCCGATGGCCAAGACCGTGGAAGAGGGCGCGCAGTTCGACCTCGCCCAGTCGCTGCAGTACACCGCGCCCGCGTTCAACTCCACCCGCCAGAGCGGCGCCGACGGCGCCGACCTGGTCGATTCGGCCGCGCTTCGCGGCCTGGGCTCGGACCAGACCCTGGTGCTGGTCAACGGCAAGCGCCACCACACCACCGCGCTGTTGAATCTGTTCGGCGCGCGCAACCGCGGCAACACCGGCACCGACCTCAACACCATTCCGCTGATGGCGATCGACAGCGTCGAGATCCTGCGCGACGGCGCCGCCGCGCAGTACGGCTCCGACGCCATCGCCGGGGTCATGAACATCTCGCTGAAGAAGCGCAAGGGCTGCGAAGCGGTCGCCGGCTACGGCCAGTACTCCAAGGGCGACGGCGAAAACTGGCTGGCCACCGCCTACTGCGGCTTCGGCCTGGGCAGCGACGGCAGCCTGGGCATCACCGGCGAATGGCAGGACCGCGGCCGCTCCGACCGCTCCGAGCCGGCCGGCAGCCCGCGCATCATCGGCGATTCCAAGATCCGCAACGAAACCTTGTTCCTCAACGGCGACAAGCCGCTGGCCGAGAACGTGGACCTGTACTTCACCCTCGGCGTGCAGCGCCGCGACGCGTCCTCGGCCGCGTTCGCGCGCGACGGCCTGGGCTCGGAAGACATCCCCTCGCGCAATTCGGCGGCGATGTATCCGGACGGCTTCGTGCCCTTCATCGACGGCGACATCGACGATCGCTTCGGCATCCTCGGCCTGCGCTGGGCGATGGGCGAGTGGAACGCCGATCTGTCCTACACCTACGGCTACAACAAGCTGCGCTACACCATCAACAACACCCTCAACGCCTCCATCGCCAACCTTGACCTGATCAACGGCGGCAAGGGCGTGAGCGCGCGCAGCTTCGATGCCGGCGGTTTCTCGTTCGAACAGAACACGATCAACTTCGACGTCAACCGTTTCTACGACCAGGTCTTCAAGGGCCTCAACGTCGCCTTCGGTCTGGAACGGCGCGATGAGGAGTACAAGATCTTCGCCGGCGAGCCGGGTTCCTACATCGACGCCGACGGCGTCGGCGAAGGCGGCAACGCCGGCAGCCAGGGCTTCCCGGGCTTCCAGCCGGCCGATGCCGGCGCCCACAGCCGCGACAGCTGGTCGGCCTACGCGGACGTTGAAGCCGACTTCACCGAACGCTTCACCGCCGGCGTGGCGCTGCGCTACGAGGACTACAGCGATTTCGGCAAGACCACCACCGGCAAGCTCGCCGCCGGTTTCCGCGCCACCGACACGCTGATGTTCCGCGCCTCGGCCAGCACCGGTTTCCGCGCGCCGTCGCTGCAGCAGAAGTATTTCTCCTCGACCATCACCGACTTCGTCAACGGCGAACCGGTGGACGTGGTGATCGCGCCCAACGGCGGCACCATCGCCAACGCCGCCGGCCTGCCGCTGCTGACCAAGGAGAAGTCGCGCAACTACACCCTCGGCCTGACCTGGTCGCCGACCGCCGACACCTCGCTGACCCTGGACGCGTATCGCATCGACATCGACGACCGCATCGTGCTCAGCGGCCGCTTCGACACCACCGATCCGACCATCGGCACCATCCTGGATTCGCTCGGCGTCGGCCAGGCGCAGTTCTTCGTCAACTCGGTCGATACCCGCACCGAAGGCGTGGACTTCACCTTCAACAACGAGCGCGAACTGGGCAACGACTTCAAGCTCGGCACCTTCTTCGCCTTGAACCTCAACCGCACCAAGGTCAACGCCATCCACGCGCCGCCGGCGCTGGTCGGCCGCGAAGACGTGCTGTTGTCCGAGCGCGAGCGCTTGTTCATCGAACAGGGCGCGCCCAAGTCCAAGGCCGTGCTCGGCTTCGACCTGTCGCGCGGCGCCTGGGACGGCAACCTCAAGCTGATCTACTTCGGACCGCAGACCCTGGGCACGTTCTCGGGCACCGCCGGCGGCGTGCCGAACGCGCGCTACAAGGCCAAGAGCTCGGTCGATTTGAGCGTGACCTACGCCTTCAGCGACAACACCAAGCTCACCGTCGGCGGCGCCAACCTGCTCAACGTCAAGCCGACCCGGCAGAACCCGGACGAAACCGACAACGGCCACATCTTCGACAGCGTGCAGTTCGGCTTGAACGGCGCTTCCTACTTCGTGCGCTTGTGGCATAAGTTCTGA
- a CDS encoding SGNH/GDSL hydrolase family protein, protein MRRAIRLKEWGIGIDVQRTPDAGAIERSDPTLGADTVRFRTDADGFIASGFAHAPGDDDIIVLGDSVVECMFLHEGRRLSDRCELALRRRGIAARVRNGGASGTTSLHLLNMILAKIVPLRPRALVMLSGVIDIDVSLKSGGFWSRDAYLNPLKCEPEPPPGAVEPLVAMDLSDRTRMLELIGETCDRFGLPLAFATFAHRGRDDYAIARGAWFEELSAKRRAVNANTRSYCAAAGRACIDLENQFAGRADLFYDQFHLNHEGARVIGEALAERLAGLFFASVPGRLNPRDGSAPASPAAIRS, encoded by the coding sequence ATGCGCAGAGCGATACGTTTGAAGGAATGGGGCATCGGGATCGATGTGCAGCGCACGCCCGATGCTGGCGCGATCGAACGATCGGATCCGACGCTCGGCGCCGACACCGTGCGTTTCCGCACCGATGCCGACGGCTTCATCGCCAGCGGTTTCGCGCATGCGCCCGGCGATGACGACATCATCGTGCTGGGCGACAGCGTCGTGGAATGCATGTTCCTGCATGAAGGCCGCCGTCTGAGCGATCGCTGCGAACTCGCGCTGCGCCGGCGCGGCATCGCCGCCCGGGTCCGCAACGGCGGCGCCTCGGGGACGACCAGCCTGCATCTGCTGAACATGATCCTGGCCAAGATCGTGCCGCTGCGGCCACGTGCGCTGGTCATGCTCAGTGGCGTGATCGACATCGACGTGTCGTTGAAGTCCGGCGGATTCTGGTCGCGCGATGCTTATCTGAACCCGCTGAAGTGCGAACCCGAGCCGCCGCCGGGCGCGGTCGAGCCCTTGGTCGCGATGGATTTGTCCGACCGCACGCGCATGCTGGAGTTGATCGGCGAGACCTGCGATCGCTTCGGCCTGCCGCTGGCGTTCGCGACGTTCGCGCACCGCGGCCGCGATGACTACGCGATCGCGCGCGGCGCCTGGTTCGAGGAATTGTCGGCCAAGCGCCGCGCGGTCAACGCCAACACCCGTAGCTACTGCGCAGCCGCCGGTCGGGCATGCATCGATCTTGAAAACCAATTCGCCGGGCGCGCCGATCTGTTCTACGACCAGTTTCATCTGAATCACGAAGGCGCGCGCGTGATCGGCGAGGCGCTGGCCGAGCGGCTGGCCGGGTTGTTCTTCGCATCGGTTCCGGGGCGATTGAATCCGCGCGACGGCTCGGCGCCCGCATCGCCGGCCGCGATTCGATCGTGA
- a CDS encoding DoxX family protein: MNADRYQDLGKLLLRLTLGALILLHGVSKLRGGTEAIVGLVEAHGLPGFLGYGVLIGEVLAPLLLILGWHARVGAVLIAGNMLVALALVHLGQLGELNKEGGWAIELQAMFLGTAVAIALLGPGRYSLNGK, from the coding sequence ATGAACGCCGACCGATACCAGGACCTTGGCAAGCTGCTGCTGCGCCTGACCTTGGGCGCGCTGATCCTGCTGCACGGCGTGTCCAAGTTGCGCGGCGGCACCGAGGCCATCGTCGGCTTGGTCGAGGCGCACGGGCTGCCGGGATTTCTCGGTTACGGCGTGCTGATCGGCGAAGTGCTGGCGCCGCTGCTGCTGATTTTGGGCTGGCATGCGCGCGTCGGCGCGGTGCTGATCGCCGGCAACATGCTGGTGGCGCTGGCGCTGGTGCATCTGGGCCAGTTGGGCGAGCTCAACAAGGAAGGCGGCTGGGCGATCGAGCTGCAGGCGATGTTCCTGGGCACCGCGGTCGCCATCGCGCTGCTGGGGCCGGGGCGGTACAGCCTCAACGGCAAGTGA
- a CDS encoding LysR family transcriptional regulator has translation MKLDFTIDRLKRMALFARVVELGSMSAASRELDMTPSAVSQQLRQLESETGVVLLHRSTRKLTTTEIGQAYYEDCAAMLHAARNADGRLGDLRDTPRGELRVAVPVGFASHLAPALAPLLRAYPELSLRVFADDRQIDLIAERIDLAIRVGRLLDSNLIARRMAEWRHLLVASAAYAREHGLPATPEELSQHPMLILSVINQPEYVELYRDGEPSRRVRVSGRIVSNSSRTVMEMMLQDLGIVRLPEPDATPLLADGRAVLVLPEWTMPPLGVFAVTAQRDAQPAKVRMAIAALQEYLRR, from the coding sequence ATGAAGCTGGACTTCACGATAGATCGCCTCAAGCGCATGGCCCTGTTCGCCCGCGTGGTCGAGCTGGGCTCGATGAGCGCGGCCTCGCGCGAGCTGGACATGACCCCCTCGGCGGTCAGCCAGCAACTGCGCCAACTGGAGAGCGAGACCGGCGTGGTGCTGCTGCATCGATCCACCCGCAAGCTGACCACCACCGAGATCGGCCAGGCCTATTACGAGGACTGCGCGGCGATGCTGCACGCCGCGCGCAACGCCGACGGGCGCCTGGGCGACCTGCGCGACACGCCGCGCGGCGAATTGCGGGTCGCGGTGCCGGTGGGGTTCGCGTCGCATCTGGCGCCGGCGCTGGCGCCGCTGCTGCGCGCGTATCCGGAGTTATCGCTGCGCGTGTTCGCCGACGACCGCCAGATCGACCTGATCGCCGAGCGCATCGATCTGGCGATCCGGGTCGGGCGCCTGCTGGACTCCAACCTCATCGCACGGCGCATGGCCGAATGGCGGCACCTGCTGGTGGCCTCGGCGGCCTACGCGCGCGAGCACGGCCTGCCGGCGACGCCGGAAGAGCTGTCGCAGCATCCGATGCTGATCCTCAGCGTGATCAATCAGCCCGAATACGTGGAGCTGTATCGCGACGGCGAACCCTCGCGGCGCGTGCGCGTGAGCGGACGCATCGTCAGCAACAGTTCGCGCACGGTGATGGAAATGATGCTGCAGGACCTGGGCATCGTGCGCCTGCCCGAGCCCGATGCGACGCCGCTGCTGGCCGACGGCCGCGCCGTGCTGGTGTTGCCGGAGTGGACGATGCCGCCGCTGGGCGTGTTCGCGGTGACCGCGCAGCGCGATGCGCAGCCAGCGAAGGTGCGGATGGCGATCGCGGCGTTGCAGGAGTATTTGCGGCGGTGA
- a CDS encoding glycoside hydrolase family 64 protein has translation MVTRRKFLGASAAALAAGVASPLISRQAFAATPARFNLALVNASGQNTAYAYVVGLSNDRPFFVRADGGSYFPPSPSSPVTPLGQDCAIPLGGQGSTTRVSVPRMYGARIYLVTGSKLNFYVNPGPAVVHPSFLNTSDTNFQKNWTFAEFTFNEFELFSNISYVDFVAAPLSLSLRSLSGRSETVPGLPAGSLDPICYSLQQQASQEGSAWDSLIQRGSDGRNLRAMSAHYQAARFQNYLSGYINSVWSKYASNTLTVDTQSGFGVLTARVGGDGLLRFNNGETFARPSTADVLSCDSGPFSLAGASEVRKAIIPRLAAALNRTTLLDNANQPQGEVASRFYRNAQTNHYARLVHERLPDNRGYAFPYDDVAPSGGQDFSGAARSGDPDTLTVTLRALR, from the coding sequence ATGGTCACTCGCCGTAAGTTTCTCGGCGCCTCCGCGGCCGCACTCGCCGCCGGCGTCGCCAGTCCGCTGATATCGCGCCAAGCCTTCGCGGCCACGCCGGCGCGCTTCAATCTCGCCCTGGTCAACGCCTCGGGGCAGAACACCGCGTATGCCTACGTGGTCGGTTTGTCCAACGACCGGCCGTTCTTCGTGCGCGCCGACGGCGGCAGTTATTTCCCGCCCTCGCCGTCTTCGCCGGTGACGCCATTGGGCCAGGACTGCGCGATTCCGCTTGGCGGGCAGGGCTCGACCACGCGGGTGTCGGTGCCGCGCATGTACGGCGCACGCATTTACCTCGTCACCGGCAGCAAGCTCAATTTCTACGTCAATCCCGGCCCGGCCGTGGTGCATCCCAGCTTCCTCAACACCAGCGACACCAATTTCCAGAAGAACTGGACCTTCGCCGAATTCACCTTCAACGAGTTCGAGCTGTTCTCCAACATCAGCTATGTCGATTTCGTCGCCGCACCGTTGAGCCTGTCGCTGCGCTCGCTGTCGGGCCGCAGCGAAACCGTTCCAGGCCTGCCGGCCGGGTCGCTGGATCCGATCTGCTATTCGCTGCAGCAACAAGCCTCGCAGGAAGGTTCGGCCTGGGATTCGCTGATCCAGCGCGGCAGCGACGGCCGCAACCTGCGCGCGATGAGCGCGCACTATCAGGCCGCCCGCTTCCAGAATTATCTCAGCGGCTACATCAACTCGGTCTGGAGCAAGTACGCCTCCAACACCTTGACCGTGGATACCCAGTCCGGCTTCGGCGTATTGACCGCGCGCGTCGGCGGCGACGGCCTGCTGCGCTTCAACAACGGCGAGACCTTCGCCCGCCCCAGCACCGCCGACGTGCTCAGCTGCGACAGCGGCCCCTTCAGCCTGGCCGGCGCCAGCGAGGTGCGCAAGGCGATCATCCCGCGCCTGGCCGCGGCCTTGAACCGCACCACCCTGCTCGACAACGCCAACCAGCCGCAGGGCGAAGTCGCCAGCCGGTTCTATCGCAACGCCCAGACCAACCACTACGCGCGGCTGGTGCACGAGCGCCTGCCGGACAATCGCGGCTACGCCTTCCCCTACGACGATGTGGCGCCGAGCGGCGGCCAGGATTTCAGCGGCGCGGCGCGTTCGGGCGATCCGGATACCTTGACGGTGACCTTGCGCGCTCTGCGCTGA
- a CDS encoding DMT family transporter — translation MPAESQPTATPSGEAATAQSWRTPLELTILGAIWGSSFLFMRVAAKDFGAVPLVEMRLGLGALILLPFLWKARASFKGAIWAKLALIGLINSAIPFILFAWAAQRAPAGIGAITNSMAVLFTALVGFLFFGEKIGGKRAIALLAGFAGVVVLASGKTAGASIGWAVAAGCSAAFLYGIGANLVRRQLTGLPAAAVAAATLGTSALLILPFAIANWPDHAIPAKSWFSASMLGVVCTGIAFVMYYRLIQRIGAARAVAVTYLVPLFGVAWGWMLLGEPLTVTMVVAAMLILGSVALSQRAAK, via the coding sequence ATGCCCGCCGAATCGCAACCCACCGCCACGCCCTCGGGCGAAGCGGCGACCGCACAGTCCTGGCGCACGCCGCTGGAGCTGACCATCCTCGGCGCGATCTGGGGCTCCTCGTTCCTGTTCATGCGCGTGGCGGCGAAAGATTTCGGCGCGGTGCCGCTGGTGGAGATGCGCCTGGGCCTGGGCGCGCTGATCCTGCTGCCGTTCCTGTGGAAGGCGCGCGCTTCGTTCAAGGGCGCGATCTGGGCCAAGCTCGCCTTGATCGGCCTGATCAATTCGGCGATTCCCTTCATCCTGTTCGCCTGGGCCGCGCAGCGCGCGCCGGCCGGCATCGGCGCGATCACCAATTCGATGGCGGTGCTGTTCACCGCCCTGGTCGGGTTCCTGTTCTTCGGCGAGAAGATCGGCGGCAAGCGCGCGATCGCCTTGCTCGCCGGTTTCGCCGGCGTGGTGGTGCTGGCCAGCGGCAAGACCGCCGGCGCCAGCATCGGTTGGGCCGTCGCCGCCGGCTGTTCGGCCGCGTTCTTGTACGGCATCGGCGCCAACCTGGTGCGGCGCCAGCTCACCGGCCTGCCGGCGGCCGCGGTCGCGGCGGCGACGCTGGGCACCTCGGCGTTGCTGATCCTGCCGTTCGCGATCGCCAACTGGCCCGATCACGCGATCCCGGCCAAGTCGTGGTTCTCCGCGTCGATGCTGGGCGTGGTCTGCACCGGCATCGCCTTCGTCATGTACTACCGCCTGATCCAGCGCATCGGCGCCGCCCGCGCGGTCGCGGTGACCTATCTGGTGCCGCTGTTCGGCGTGGCCTGGGGCTGGATGCTGCTGGGCGAGCCGTTGACGGTGACGATGGTGGTTGCGGCCATGTTGATTTTGGGGAGCGTGGCGTTGAGTCAGCGGGCGGCCAAGTAG
- a CDS encoding TfoX/Sxy family protein yields MSNDLIAHLQDLASDFGALSARRMFGGHGIYHDGVMIGLVSGEVLYLKTDADTQERFRVAGSGPFMYTRRGETVPTSYWSVPEAAMDSPQDMRPWLRLAFEAALRKANAAPVKRPRSSKRPGAKK; encoded by the coding sequence ATGAGCAACGACCTGATCGCCCATCTGCAGGATCTGGCCTCGGACTTCGGCGCGCTGAGCGCGCGCCGGATGTTCGGCGGCCACGGCATCTACCACGACGGCGTGATGATCGGATTGGTGTCGGGCGAGGTGCTGTATCTGAAGACCGATGCGGACACGCAGGAACGGTTCCGCGTGGCCGGCAGCGGGCCTTTCATGTACACGCGTCGCGGCGAGACGGTGCCGACCAGCTATTGGTCGGTGCCGGAGGCGGCGATGGATTCGCCGCAGGATATGAGGCCATGGTTGAGGTTGGCGTTCGAGGCGGCGTTGCGTAAGGCGAATGCGGCGCCGGTCAAGCGGCCTCGGTCGTCAAAACGGCCGGGTGCGAAGAAGTAG
- a CDS encoding cyclase family protein, producing the protein MPPIQHRVQFDFDIEFSNGGGLQGQGFRLDIDGDDISDAELIDYIVRDLRLLMVGPARILNKRILVEAHKRKAGEIESGSIRYVDLSHTIEDGLVTYPGMPPAHICDYLSRERSREIYQEGTEFQIGRIDMVANTGTYIDCPSHRYADGKDLSEIGAEDCADLDAIVVRVGADVRAIDDTYFRDLELRGRAVLVHTGWDVHFATAAYGVDHPFLTESAAVWLRDCGVKLVGIDSVNIDDTRGKSRPVHSTLLGAGILIVEHLRNLAALPDEGFSFSAVPPKVKGMGTFPVRVLAKIVG; encoded by the coding sequence ATGCCCCCCATCCAACACCGCGTCCAATTCGACTTCGACATCGAATTCAGCAACGGCGGCGGCCTGCAAGGCCAAGGCTTCCGCCTCGACATCGACGGCGACGACATCAGCGATGCCGAACTGATCGACTACATCGTGCGCGATCTGCGCCTGTTGATGGTCGGCCCGGCGCGCATCCTCAACAAGCGCATCCTGGTCGAGGCGCACAAGCGCAAGGCCGGCGAGATCGAGAGCGGCAGCATCCGCTATGTCGATCTGAGCCATACCATCGAAGACGGGCTGGTCACGTATCCGGGCATGCCGCCGGCGCACATCTGCGATTACCTCAGCCGCGAACGCTCGCGCGAGATCTATCAGGAGGGCACCGAGTTCCAGATCGGACGCATCGACATGGTCGCCAACACCGGCACCTACATCGACTGCCCATCGCATCGCTATGCCGACGGCAAGGACTTGTCCGAAATCGGCGCGGAAGACTGCGCCGACCTCGACGCGATCGTGGTGCGGGTCGGAGCGGACGTGCGCGCGATCGACGACACGTATTTCCGCGATCTGGAACTGCGCGGCCGCGCGGTGTTGGTGCATACCGGCTGGGATGTGCATTTCGCCACCGCGGCCTATGGCGTGGACCATCCGTTCCTGACCGAATCGGCGGCGGTGTGGCTGCGCGATTGCGGGGTCAAGCTGGTCGGGATCGACTCGGTGAATATCGACGACACGCGCGGCAAGAGCCGGCCGGTGCATTCGACCTTGCTCGGCGCCGGCATTCTGATCGTCGAGCACCTGCGCAATCTGGCCGCGCTGCCGGATGAGGGCTTCAGCTTCAGCGCGGTGCCGCCGAAGGTGAAGGGCATGGGGACGTTTCCGGTGCGGGTTTTGGCGAAGATCGTCGGCTGA
- a CDS encoding M1 family metallopeptidase, which translates to MHQPLNQSGVSSLRRRIATAALALACCCAAGSALAQGAARAGANLDVLHYTARIEPDIGAKSLRGQVSIRLALRSDGAQQLEFDAGDLDIERVGERGQALNFEKVEQRLRVRLPKPGAAGERHEIDIAYRGTPRHGLEFHPERGEVYTIFSTSQWLVCIDAPSERASLDLTLTVPSGLKAVGNGRLVAKSALGGRRDSYRWRQDMAMPSYVYGFAAGRYAEAGATGENGALRFLSADLQAAQLRRVFADSADMMRFFGRRAGIRYRGDYTQALVAKTVGQELDGFSLMSEAYGREVLEKPENESLIAHELAHQWWGNMVTSRDWGHFWLNEGFANFMAAAYMQHRFGDAAYRERVDAWKRRVDKLRESGKDHALVYASWNKPSADDRAVVYQKGAYVLHMLREELGERAFWRGIRAYTRAYYGHSVVTADFRAAMERASGRDLGGFFARWVESAENVPLKAEATPVKADVPAK; encoded by the coding sequence ATGCATCAGCCGTTGAACCAATCCGGAGTTTCTTCGTTGCGCCGCCGCATCGCCACCGCGGCGCTGGCGCTCGCGTGCTGCTGCGCGGCCGGTTCCGCGCTGGCGCAGGGCGCCGCGCGCGCCGGCGCCAATCTCGATGTGCTGCATTACACCGCGCGCATCGAACCTGATATCGGCGCCAAAAGTCTGCGCGGGCAGGTGTCGATCCGTCTGGCCCTGCGCAGCGACGGCGCGCAGCAGTTGGAGTTCGACGCCGGCGATCTGGACATCGAGCGGGTCGGCGAACGCGGGCAGGCGCTGAACTTCGAGAAAGTCGAGCAACGTCTGCGCGTGCGATTGCCCAAGCCCGGCGCGGCCGGCGAGCGCCACGAGATCGACATCGCCTACCGAGGCACGCCGCGCCACGGCCTGGAATTCCATCCCGAGCGCGGCGAGGTCTACACGATCTTCTCCACCAGCCAATGGCTGGTGTGCATCGACGCGCCGTCCGAGCGCGCGAGCCTGGACCTGACCTTGACCGTGCCCAGCGGCCTGAAAGCGGTCGGCAACGGCCGGCTGGTGGCCAAGTCGGCGCTGGGCGGCCGCCGCGATTCGTATCGCTGGCGCCAGGACATGGCGATGCCGAGTTACGTCTACGGCTTCGCCGCCGGACGCTACGCCGAGGCCGGCGCCACCGGCGAAAACGGCGCCCTGCGTTTTCTCTCCGCCGATCTGCAGGCCGCGCAATTGCGCCGCGTGTTCGCCGACAGCGCCGACATGATGCGTTTCTTCGGCCGCCGCGCCGGCATCCGTTATCGCGGCGACTACACCCAGGCGCTGGTGGCGAAGACCGTCGGCCAGGAGCTGGACGGCTTCTCGCTGATGTCGGAAGCCTACGGCCGCGAAGTGCTGGAAAAGCCCGAGAACGAATCGCTGATCGCGCACGAGTTGGCGCACCAGTGGTGGGGCAACATGGTCACCAGCCGCGACTGGGGCCATTTCTGGCTCAACGAAGGCTTCGCCAATTTCATGGCGGCGGCGTACATGCAGCATCGCTTCGGCGATGCGGCGTATCGCGAACGGGTGGACGCGTGGAAGCGGCGCGTGGACAAGCTGCGCGAAAGCGGCAAGGACCATGCGCTGGTTTATGCGAGCTGGAACAAGCCCAGCGCCGACGATCGCGCCGTGGTTTACCAGAAAGGCGCCTACGTGCTGCACATGCTGCGCGAGGAACTGGGCGAGCGCGCGTTCTGGCGCGGCATTCGCGCTTACACCCGGGCTTATTACGGCCACTCGGTGGTGACCGCGGATTTCCGCGCGGCCATGGAGCGCGCGAGCGGGCGCGATCTGGGTGGGTTCTTCGCGCGCTGGGTGGAGTCGGCGGAGAACGTGCCGCTTAAGGCTGAGGCGACGCCGGTGAAGGCGGATGTTCCGGCGAAGTAG
- a CDS encoding LysR substrate-binding domain-containing protein, with amino-acid sequence MALRADWLPALAAFEAAARHQNFAHAAEELHLTASAISHHVRKLESRLGLSLFQRHARGVALTDQGRQLADAAGTALADMDGVLRSLRLAREERDRVRITTLHSLAYIWLLPRLNQFTRAHPQIQLSVDTEIALTRFDDSGPDIGIRHGAGHWPGLTAHHLMDDALFPVASPNLPGVEQITEPAQIAEMPLIADQARQGWHDWFRAADVHGRKLEERYIFSNTTDAMMAAAQGIGVALAREQIVGPYLRSGQLIRLPGPAMPARWGYYAIYPSHRRLRATAQTFLDWLLAVEKH; translated from the coding sequence ATGGCCCTCAGAGCAGACTGGTTACCGGCCCTGGCGGCGTTCGAAGCCGCCGCGCGCCACCAGAATTTCGCCCATGCCGCCGAAGAGCTGCATCTGACCGCCAGCGCGATCAGCCATCACGTGCGCAAGCTCGAAAGCCGGCTCGGCCTGAGCCTGTTCCAGCGCCATGCGCGCGGGGTGGCGTTGACCGACCAGGGCCGCCAGCTCGCCGACGCCGCCGGCACCGCCCTGGCCGACATGGACGGCGTGCTGCGCAGCCTGCGTCTGGCGCGCGAAGAGCGCGACCGCGTGCGCATCACCACCTTGCACTCGCTGGCCTACATCTGGCTGCTGCCGCGCCTGAACCAGTTCACCCGCGCGCACCCGCAAATCCAGCTCAGCGTCGATACCGAGATCGCGCTGACCCGTTTCGACGACAGCGGCCCCGACATCGGCATCCGCCACGGCGCCGGCCATTGGCCGGGATTGACCGCGCACCATCTGATGGACGATGCCTTGTTCCCGGTGGCCTCGCCCAATCTGCCCGGCGTCGAGCAGATCACCGAGCCCGCGCAGATCGCCGAGATGCCTCTGATCGCCGATCAGGCCCGGCAGGGTTGGCACGACTGGTTCCGTGCCGCCGACGTGCACGGACGCAAGCTGGAAGAGCGCTACATCTTCAGCAACACCACCGACGCGATGATGGCGGCGGCGCAAGGCATCGGCGTGGCGCTGGCGCGCGAGCAGATCGTCGGGCCGTATCTGCGCTCGGGGCAGTTGATCCGCTTGCCGGGGCCGGCGATGCCGGCGCGCTGGGGGTATTACGCGATCTACCCGTCGCACCGGCGTTTGCGGGCGACGGCGCAGACGTTCCTGGATTGGTTGTTGGCGGTGGAGAAGCACTGA